In the Helicobacter typhlonius genome, one interval contains:
- a CDS encoding LysE family translocator: MDINEKIILLCLMGFFGAITPGPDILLTLKTTLRFGVGQGFKVLLGIASGWCLYLTLIYAGLSHWLNTPIAQLILSIIGGSYLLYLGFIILTMKAQNYDLSISQEERKEGYIQGLIINLSNPKAILFFVFLVTPFIDEGMELGFIALWCSLFAAFVCIIICASVARSHINTRAFVIIDRICGVLFVCFAWLLYFEFGELCVEITKAAF; encoded by the coding sequence ATGGACATTAATGAAAAAATCATACTTTTATGCCTAATGGGATTTTTTGGCGCGATTACTCCCGGACCTGATATACTCCTTACATTAAAGACTACTTTGCGCTTTGGTGTGGGGCAAGGATTCAAAGTGCTATTAGGTATCGCAAGTGGCTGGTGTCTATATCTTACACTCATTTACGCGGGGCTTAGTCATTGGCTCAATACCCCTATTGCACAGCTTATTCTTAGTATTATAGGCGGAAGCTATTTGCTCTACCTAGGATTCATAATACTTACAATGAAAGCACAAAACTATGATTTAAGCATATCGCAAGAGGAGCGCAAAGAGGGCTATATACAGGGACTTATCATTAATCTCTCAAACCCCAAGGCTATTTTATTCTTTGTATTTTTGGTTACACCCTTTATTGATGAGGGTATGGAGCTAGGATTTATTGCACTATGGTGCTCACTCTTTGCCGCCTTTGTGTGTATAATCATATGCGCTAGTGTAGCACGGAGCCATATCAACACCCGCGCCTTTGTTATTATTGATAGAATCTGCGGTGTGCTCTTTGTATGCTTTGCGTGGCTTTTATATTTTGAATTTGGCGAATTATGCGTGGAAATTACCAAAGCCGCTTTTTAA
- a CDS encoding ankyrin repeat domain-containing protein, whose translation MSAKNIFFSRLFVIMCACGGLSVLSYGANDRYNHLLFSNNYTEVRKGINLGADIEARLRGSTPLYDAARKGNMEILYLLIERGADVNAICHGETPLLKVVALNNYKFAKALIAKGAEVNVADEHLGNTPLHYAVMKKNTEMIRLLLSNGADMYAQNHRGDTPARYILASRSLPAVSIKNSDVTLNASSFNLGEGSANISVSNQSSKVINVRYVALYINGELINEAEVNKRIPPNSSAVVTSLRIPSNTYENIRLKKSGTTNIKYGFALEYEMEGKNKNLYKKTDTELKLW comes from the coding sequence ATGAGCGCAAAAAACATATTTTTTTCACGACTATTTGTGATAATGTGTGCGTGTGGGGGATTATCTGTATTAAGCTATGGGGCGAATGATAGATACAATCATCTGCTTTTTAGCAATAACTACACTGAAGTGCGAAAGGGCATTAATCTTGGCGCTGATATTGAAGCACGTTTGCGCGGCTCTACACCGTTATATGATGCGGCACGCAAGGGGAATATGGAGATTTTATATCTCTTAATTGAGCGCGGGGCTGATGTGAATGCGATTTGCCACGGCGAAACCCCTTTGCTCAAGGTGGTTGCACTCAATAATTATAAATTTGCTAAAGCCCTCATTGCTAAGGGTGCGGAGGTCAATGTAGCTGACGAGCATTTGGGCAATACACCCTTGCATTATGCGGTAATGAAAAAAAATACAGAGATGATAAGGCTACTTTTGTCAAATGGTGCAGATATGTATGCGCAAAATCATCGAGGTGATACTCCAGCACGTTATATTCTCGCTTCACGCTCACTTCCTGCGGTGAGTATCAAAAATAGTGATGTTACATTAAATGCTTCATCATTCAATCTTGGCGAGGGCAGTGCGAATATTAGCGTATCTAATCAAAGCTCTAAGGTGATAAATGTGCGCTATGTGGCACTATATATCAATGGAGAATTAATAAATGAAGCAGAGGTCAATAAGAGAATCCCACCAAATAGTAGCGCAGTGGTAACGAGCCTTAGAATCCCAAGTAATACCTATGAGAATATAAGGCTTAAAAAATCTGGCACGACAAATATTAAATATGGTTTTGCACTTGAGTATGAAATGGAGGGCAAAAATAAGAATCTTTATAAAAAAACAGATACAGAATTGAAGTTGTGGTGA
- a CDS encoding HIT family protein encodes MDRIYAPWRSKYFGSSEEGCIFCTIADNPQDDEKNHVIYRDELVFGVMNLYPYTPGHFMLLPLKHCDSPEKLPLETWLHLHMLSHKAVALLYEYGAQGVNVGLNIKKAGGAGIPEHLHMHFVPRYMGDTNFMTSIAEARTFGMDFDSIYIKIKLLSEKYFTQRGDMK; translated from the coding sequence GTGGATAGAATCTATGCACCTTGGCGGAGCAAATACTTTGGTTCGAGTGAGGAGGGCTGTATATTTTGCACTATTGCAGATAATCCGCAAGATGATGAAAAAAACCACGTGATTTACCGCGATGAATTGGTATTTGGCGTTATGAATCTTTATCCTTATACACCCGGACATTTTATGCTTTTGCCTCTTAAGCATTGTGATTCGCCCGAAAAGTTGCCTTTAGAGACTTGGCTACACTTGCATATGCTTTCACATAAGGCAGTTGCACTTTTGTATGAGTATGGCGCACAGGGTGTGAATGTGGGCTTAAATATCAAAAAAGCTGGTGGTGCGGGGATACCCGAGCATTTGCATATGCACTTTGTGCCTCGCTATATGGGTGATACGAACTTTATGACGAGCATAGCAGAGGCTCGCACTTTTGGTATGGATTTTGATAGTATTTATATAAAAATAAAATTGCTAAGCGAGAAATATTTTACACAACGAGGAGATATGAAATGA
- a CDS encoding Mur ligase family protein produces MDMLVIDMIAQWVFVVTLALYLATNLQWYNYSFKRAIFRHHKFMWHIYYCLVPFTLYFGTFFLTRPLGDYLLVALSMVYAIAIIVWYLRLDKKLNFTKRIVRYFVILFIFMTFNKSLCYFLGIESGLLDLMPLGFAVIISRMYEKVLLDRFVTLANSKLKLMSNLKIICVTGSYGKTSIKNFIEQILKEKYRAYATPRSVNTYTGIVADINHNIDYTTEIYIAEAGAREKGDISQIAHFLNPHYAVIGEIGEQHIEYFKHIDNIVATKFELLESERLKKAFVFKDNPKPKEIAPGVAKKIQYFPEEVRNIQATLEGTSFELFIKGEWYKFETMVLGYFNVTNLSVAIYMGAEFGVRIEDIQRAVRRIEPVPHRLNKIETNQKMILDDSFNGNLKGMKEAIRLSSLYNGRKIIVTPGIVESTEEANIELAKAIDEVFDIAIITGELNAKILQTHIHKAQRIILKSKTQLEDMLKSCSKPGDLVLFSNDAPNYI; encoded by the coding sequence ATGGATATGTTAGTTATTGATATGATAGCGCAGTGGGTGTTTGTAGTAACTCTAGCACTCTATCTAGCGACAAATTTGCAGTGGTACAATTACAGCTTTAAACGAGCGATTTTTAGACATCACAAGTTTATGTGGCATATTTATTACTGCCTTGTGCCTTTTACTTTATATTTTGGGACGTTTTTTCTTACTCGACCGCTTGGCGATTATTTACTTGTCGCATTGAGTATGGTATATGCCATAGCCATTATTGTGTGGTATTTGAGACTTGATAAAAAGCTTAATTTCACAAAAAGAATTGTTCGATATTTTGTTATTTTGTTTATCTTTATGACTTTTAATAAAAGTCTATGTTACTTTCTAGGCATAGAGAGTGGATTGCTTGATTTAATGCCGCTAGGCTTTGCAGTGATTATCTCTCGTATGTATGAAAAAGTCTTGCTTGATAGATTTGTAACTCTTGCCAATAGCAAATTAAAACTTATGTCTAATCTAAAAATTATTTGTGTAACAGGTAGCTATGGCAAAACAAGTATTAAGAACTTTATAGAGCAGATTCTAAAGGAGAAATATCGCGCGTATGCTACACCTCGCAGTGTGAATACATACACAGGTATAGTTGCGGATATTAATCACAATATTGACTATACGACCGAAATCTATATCGCTGAAGCCGGAGCGCGAGAGAAGGGAGATATATCGCAAATTGCGCATTTTTTGAATCCTCATTATGCGGTGATAGGAGAGATAGGTGAGCAACATATTGAGTATTTCAAGCATATTGATAATATCGTGGCGACAAAATTTGAGTTACTCGAGAGTGAGAGGCTAAAAAAGGCTTTTGTATTTAAGGATAATCCTAAGCCAAAAGAAATAGCACCGGGTGTGGCAAAGAAGATTCAGTATTTTCCTGAAGAAGTGCGTAATATCCAAGCAACGCTTGAAGGCACGAGTTTTGAGCTATTTATAAAAGGCGAGTGGTATAAATTTGAAACAATGGTTTTAGGATACTTTAATGTCACAAATCTTAGTGTTGCCATTTATATGGGCGCAGAATTTGGCGTGAGGATAGAGGATATACAAAGGGCTGTAAGGAGAATAGAGCCTGTGCCTCATCGTTTGAATAAAATTGAGACGAATCAGAAAATGATACTTGATGATAGTTTTAATGGGAATCTTAAAGGAATGAAAGAGGCTATTCGCCTCTCATCTCTCTATAATGGTAGGAAAATTATCGTAACACCGGGCATTGTAGAAAGCACAGAAGAGGCAAATATAGAGCTTGCAAAAGCTATTGATGAGGTGTTTGATATTGCGATTATTACCGGAGAGCTTAATGCAAAAATTCTACAAACTCATATTCACAAGGCTCAAAGAATCATTTTGAAGTCCAAAACACAGCTCGAAGATATGCTTAAATCTTGCTCAAAGCCCGGTGATTTGGTGCTTTTTAGTAATGACGCGCCGAATTATATCTAA
- a CDS encoding acylphosphatase, whose protein sequence is MKDCKEFVILGKVQGVGFRKFIKSRVNNINVEEERIVGHIRNMEDGSVRVVAQGDLQALGKLEDILWVGTIKSVVKNVKVTSLAEDENLIGFEILK, encoded by the coding sequence ATGAAAGATTGTAAAGAATTTGTTATTTTAGGCAAGGTGCAAGGCGTGGGTTTTCGTAAATTTATCAAATCAAGGGTAAATAATATAAATGTGGAGGAAGAACGCATAGTGGGACATATACGCAATATGGAGGACGGCAGCGTGCGTGTAGTGGCACAGGGAGATTTGCAGGCTTTGGGTAAGCTCGAGGATATTTTGTGGGTAGGCACGATAAAAAGTGTTGTGAAAAATGTTAAGGTTACGTCTCTTGCAGAAGATGAAAACCTTATTGGCTTTGAGATTTTAAAGTAA
- a CDS encoding alpha/beta fold hydrolase, protein MAQRRIEYQGEYFEISYQRREVLDVASRVESTPDMELSADSKSTNSAPIMLFLHGWGSNKEVMKVAFENYFKDFLHIYVDMPGFGNSPNTKVLHTQDYAQIMQKFLYDISGTKTQDSIIVGHSFGGKVAILCEPREIILLSSAGILVSKSLAVRAKIMLAKIMGKCGLSSFGKIFRSNDVKKMSEVMYQTFKNVVDEDFSSQFATYKGKASIFWGKDDKATPLVCGERMTRLIQKSRFFALEGDHYFFLKQGKMIENLYRSAK, encoded by the coding sequence ATGGCACAAAGGCGCATAGAATATCAAGGGGAGTATTTTGAGATAAGCTACCAAAGGCGAGAAGTGCTAGATGTTGCATCTCGTGTAGAATCTACGCCCGATATGGAATTAAGCGCAGATTCTAAAAGCACCAATTCCGCTCCTATTATGCTTTTTTTGCACGGCTGGGGGAGCAATAAAGAAGTAATGAAAGTCGCCTTTGAAAATTATTTTAAAGATTTCTTGCATATTTATGTTGATATGCCCGGTTTTGGCAATAGCCCTAATACAAAGGTGCTTCATACGCAGGATTACGCGCAGATTATGCAAAAATTCCTTTATGATATAAGTGGCACGAAGACGCAAGATTCTATTATCGTAGGACATAGCTTTGGTGGGAAAGTCGCCATATTGTGTGAGCCGCGTGAGATTATTTTGCTTTCATCTGCTGGGATTTTAGTATCTAAATCTTTAGCTGTTCGTGCTAAGATTATGCTTGCAAAGATTATGGGTAAATGTGGGCTTTCGTCATTTGGTAAAATATTTCGCTCAAATGATGTGAAAAAGATGAGTGAGGTAATGTATCAAACTTTTAAGAATGTCGTTGATGAAGATTTTTCATCGCAGTTTGCAACTTACAAAGGAAAGGCGAGTATTTTTTGGGGTAAAGATGATAAGGCTACGCCACTTGTTTGTGGAGAAAGGATGACGAGATTGATTCAAAAAAGTCGTTTTTTTGCATTGGAAGGAGACCACTACTTTTTTTTAAAGCAGGGTAAAATGATAGAAAATTTATACAGGAGTGCGAAATGA
- a CDS encoding D-alanine--D-alanine ligase: MKYDVLFGGVSFEHEISIVSAIAIKKILGEKIESFIFLDSEHRFYLIPADSMKSKFFSSGAYKKCIELFVGQGGFYKKSFFGLNAITPHIVLNLIHGADGEDGSISALLDFYKIAFIGPRTESSVMSFNKALTKLFARERGVKVLEYALLTREDSKNVEDKLSNLKYPLILKPARLGSSIGVSVVNEPKEIEYAMDLAFEYDDMILAEHFTSGIKEYNLAGCKVKSGAGSEFAYSIIEEPSKKELLDFEHKYLDFSRTSQVLKADISPELEAKIKESFTALYENAFEGALIRCDFFVIDNEVYLNEINPIPGSMANYLFEDFVSMVDSLAYSLPKKHNINVSYKYIEQIHHAKGK; the protein is encoded by the coding sequence ATGAAATATGATGTGCTATTTGGTGGCGTGAGTTTTGAACACGAGATTAGCATTGTGAGTGCGATTGCCATAAAAAAGATTCTAGGTGAGAAAATAGAATCCTTTATTTTTCTTGATAGTGAGCATAGATTCTATCTTATTCCTGCAGATTCTATGAAGTCAAAATTTTTTAGCTCTGGCGCGTATAAGAAATGTATAGAATTATTCGTAGGGCAGGGAGGATTCTATAAAAAGAGCTTTTTTGGATTAAATGCTATCACGCCTCATATTGTGCTCAATCTTATTCACGGCGCAGATGGTGAGGACGGAAGCATAAGCGCATTGCTTGATTTTTATAAAATTGCATTTATCGGTCCTCGCACAGAATCTAGCGTGATGAGTTTCAATAAGGCTCTCACAAAGCTTTTTGCGCGTGAAAGGGGTGTAAAGGTTTTAGAATACGCACTCTTAACGCGTGAAGATTCTAAAAATGTGGAGGATAAATTAAGCAATCTTAAGTATCCATTGATTCTAAAACCCGCACGACTTGGTAGCTCTATTGGCGTGAGTGTGGTAAATGAACCAAAGGAAATAGAATATGCTATGGATTTGGCTTTTGAATATGATGATATGATTTTGGCAGAGCATTTCACAAGTGGCATTAAAGAATATAATCTCGCAGGGTGCAAGGTGAAAAGTGGTGCAGGGAGCGAGTTTGCATACTCTATCATCGAGGAGCCAAGCAAAAAAGAATTGCTTGATTTTGAGCATAAATATTTGGATTTCTCGCGCACATCGCAGGTGCTAAAGGCAGATATTAGCCCAGAGCTTGAAGCTAAGATAAAAGAGAGTTTTACTGCATTGTATGAAAATGCTTTTGAGGGGGCATTAATACGATGTGATTTTTTTGTGATTGATAATGAGGTGTATTTGAATGAAATTAACCCCATTCCTGGTTCTATGGCGAATTATTTGTTTGAGGATTTTGTCTCTATGGTAGATAGTCTAGCATATAGTTTGCCAAAAAAGCATAATATCAATGTGAGTTATAAATACATTGAGCAGATTCATCACGCAAAAGGAAAATAA
- the uvrA gene encoding excinuclease ABC subunit UvrA yields MKDYNHIHISGARENNLKNINLSIPKNQLVVFTGLSGSGKSTLAFDTLYAEGQRRYIESLSSYARQFLDKVGKPDVDKIEGLTPAIAIDQKTTSKNPRSTVGTITEIYDYLRLLYARVGIQHCHICGEKISQMSATDIIEQILNLPDGAKMIFLAPIVKEKKGSFNDKIESLRQKGYVRAMIDGVMVRLDEEIELAKNKKHSIKIVIDRVVNIAENHTRIAQGVEKALKESYGEIEVEIIHNDEKKFLHYSEHFACFKCKVSFEELEPLGFSFNSPKGACEDCLGLGAKYAIDLKKILDKSQPLNKGGIKIIFGFNRNYYAELFYAFCRSAKIDPNLSFEELSKSQQSSLLYGNEQEVEIQWRSSKLKRPWKGILQIAYDMLKDDKDLGDYTTEKVCPTCNGHRLKLESLSVKVAGLGIGEVIDMPIQQVYEFFNDTSAFSYFNEQNRFIAEPILKEIRERLFFLYDVGLGYLTLGRDARSISGGESQRIRIASQIGSGLTGVMYVLDEPSIGLHERDTLRLIKTLRSLQEKGNSVIIVEHDKETILNADYIVDIGPEAGLRGGEVVFSGNIAELLDTNTFTAEYVKGTKIIFYPHKRKISQWLKISNVNIHNITHLSVSIPLSQFVCVTGVSGSGKSSLILQTLLPVAQELLNNARKVQKCDGVEIAGLEHLDKVIYLDQSPIGRTPRSNPATYTGVMDDIRTLFADSKESKVRGYSVGRFSFNVKGGRCEKCQGEGEIKIEMHFLPDIMVKCDACKGAKYNPQTLEITYKGKNIADVLGMSVDYALEFFAKVPKIAQKLRTLQDVGLGYINLGQNALTLSGGEAQRIKLAKELSRKDTGKTLYVLDEPTTGLHFADVDRLIKVLHHLVDLGNSVIVIEHNLDMIKNADYIIDMGPEGGAGGGKVVDCGSVAHISSNYTKSGSYTGKYLAKDLERDEMLKNKQDLAKNPARNHKTREKK; encoded by the coding sequence TTGAAGGATTATAATCATATTCATATTAGCGGTGCGCGTGAGAATAATCTAAAAAACATCAATCTTAGTATTCCTAAAAATCAGCTCGTTGTTTTTACAGGTTTGTCGGGTTCGGGTAAATCCACTCTTGCCTTTGACACACTCTATGCAGAGGGGCAACGCCGATATATAGAATCTCTCTCAAGTTATGCTCGGCAGTTTTTAGATAAAGTCGGTAAGCCTGATGTGGATAAAATCGAGGGACTCACTCCCGCGATTGCTATTGACCAAAAGACAACAAGTAAGAATCCACGTTCAACGGTTGGCACGATTACAGAAATTTATGATTATTTGCGTCTGCTTTACGCGCGTGTGGGTATTCAGCATTGCCATATATGTGGCGAGAAAATTTCCCAAATGAGTGCGACAGATATTATCGAGCAGATTCTCAATCTCCCCGATGGCGCAAAGATGATATTCCTTGCGCCTATTGTCAAGGAAAAAAAGGGGAGTTTTAATGACAAAATAGAATCCTTGCGCCAAAAGGGCTATGTGCGAGCGATGATTGATGGCGTAATGGTGCGACTTGATGAAGAGATTGAACTTGCTAAAAATAAAAAGCATAGCATTAAAATTGTGATTGATAGGGTAGTGAATATAGCGGAAAACCACACGCGTATCGCGCAAGGAGTAGAAAAAGCACTTAAGGAATCTTATGGCGAAATTGAAGTAGAGATTATTCATAATGACGAAAAAAAGTTTTTGCATTATTCCGAACATTTCGCGTGTTTTAAGTGTAAGGTGAGTTTTGAGGAGCTAGAGCCGCTTGGATTCTCATTTAACTCACCAAAGGGTGCGTGTGAGGATTGTTTGGGGCTTGGGGCGAAGTATGCCATTGATTTGAAAAAAATCCTTGATAAATCCCAACCGCTAAATAAGGGCGGTATCAAAATTATCTTTGGATTCAATCGCAATTATTACGCGGAGCTTTTTTATGCGTTTTGTCGTAGCGCAAAGATTGACCCAAATCTTAGCTTTGAGGAGTTAAGTAAATCACAGCAGAGCAGTCTGCTCTATGGTAATGAGCAAGAAGTAGAGATTCAATGGAGGTCAAGTAAGCTAAAACGTCCTTGGAAAGGTATTTTGCAAATTGCTTATGATATGCTAAAAGATGATAAGGATTTGGGGGATTATACGACTGAAAAGGTATGTCCTACTTGTAATGGACACCGCTTGAAGCTAGAATCTTTAAGTGTTAAGGTTGCTGGGCTTGGCATAGGGGAAGTTATTGATATGCCCATACAGCAGGTTTATGAATTTTTTAATGATACGAGTGCGTTTTCCTATTTTAACGAGCAAAATCGCTTTATTGCCGAGCCAATTTTGAAAGAAATCCGCGAGAGATTATTTTTTCTCTATGATGTGGGGCTTGGCTATCTCACTTTGGGGCGCGATGCGAGGAGCATTAGCGGGGGAGAATCTCAACGCATACGCATTGCTAGTCAAATTGGTAGTGGGCTTACAGGGGTAATGTATGTGCTTGATGAGCCAAGCATAGGGCTTCACGAGCGTGATACTTTGCGCCTCATTAAGACATTGCGTAGTTTGCAGGAAAAGGGTAATAGCGTGATTATTGTTGAGCACGATAAGGAGACGATTCTAAACGCGGATTATATCGTGGATATTGGACCAGAGGCGGGATTGCGCGGCGGGGAAGTCGTGTTTAGCGGAAATATAGCGGAGCTTTTGGATACAAACACATTCACTGCGGAGTATGTGAAAGGTACGAAAATTATTTTCTATCCGCATAAGCGCAAAATATCGCAGTGGCTTAAAATTTCTAATGTAAATATTCATAATATTACTCATCTTAGTGTGTCTATCCCGCTTTCTCAATTTGTATGTGTAACGGGCGTGAGTGGTAGCGGTAAAAGCTCACTTATTTTGCAGACTTTGCTACCCGTAGCCCAAGAGCTTCTTAATAATGCACGAAAGGTGCAAAAATGCGATGGCGTGGAGATTGCAGGGCTAGAGCATTTGGATAAGGTAATTTATTTAGACCAAAGTCCTATCGGGCGCACTCCTCGTAGTAATCCCGCGACTTATACGGGAGTTATGGACGATATACGCACACTTTTTGCAGATTCTAAAGAATCTAAGGTGCGAGGCTATAGCGTGGGACGCTTTAGCTTTAATGTCAAGGGCGGACGATGTGAAAAATGTCAAGGCGAGGGAGAGATAAAGATTGAAATGCACTTTTTGCCCGACATAATGGTGAAATGCGATGCGTGTAAGGGCGCGAAATATAATCCCCAAACGCTTGAAATTACCTACAAGGGTAAGAATATAGCTGATGTGCTGGGTATGAGCGTGGATTATGCATTGGAGTTTTTTGCAAAAGTGCCAAAAATCGCTCAAAAACTGCGAACACTCCAAGATGTAGGGTTAGGCTATATCAATTTAGGGCAAAATGCCCTCACACTTAGCGGGGGCGAAGCACAGAGGATTAAGCTCGCTAAGGAATTAAGTCGCAAGGATACAGGTAAGACACTCTATGTGCTTGATGAGCCTACCACTGGGCTACATTTTGCTGATGTGGATAGACTGATAAAAGTGCTTCATCATTTGGTGGATTTAGGCAATTCTGTGATTGTTATTGAACATAATTTGGATATGATTAAGAATGCTGATTATATTATCGATATGGGACCCGAGGGTGGGGCTGGTGGCGGAAAAGTTGTTGATTGTGGCTCGGTGGCGCATATAAGTAGTAATTACACTAAGAGCGGAAGTTATACGGGCAAATATCTTGCAAAAGATTTAGAACGTGATGAAATGCTTAAAAACAAGCAAGATTTAGCCAAAAATCCTGCGCGAAATCATAAGACAAGGGAGAAAAAATGA
- a CDS encoding putative Se/S carrier-like protein, giving the protein MLDSMPFQTYIIFENSSSAFATQRILSSPLFADFDFSLQLVPTPKEYSNNCTLSILLEWGRDCESYHNVDSKNMQNDSIQNVKIQNCEIDKSNIAGDNIKNKNFQGDFIKSISSLLAQKHIKHDIIHL; this is encoded by the coding sequence GTGCTAGATTCTATGCCTTTTCAGACTTACATCATCTTTGAGAATTCTTCTAGTGCATTCGCCACACAGAGAATTCTAAGCTCCCCTCTATTTGCTGATTTTGATTTTAGCTTACAGCTTGTCCCCACACCAAAGGAATATAGCAATAACTGCACCTTGTCTATTTTGCTTGAGTGGGGCAGGGATTGTGAATCTTATCACAATGTAGATTCTAAAAATATGCAAAATGATAGCATTCAAAACGTCAAGATTCAAAATTGCGAAATTGATAAAAGCAACATTGCAGGGGATAATATCAAAAATAAAAATTTTCAAGGAGATTTTATAAAATCTATTAGCTCACTATTAGCACAAAAGCATATTAAGCACGATATAATACACCTTTAA
- the serA gene encoding phosphoglycerate dehydrogenase has protein sequence MKYKVIVCDHIHQRGLDLLSTQSDVEMENLASIPKDELLSKISSADVVITRSSTDVGEKFLESSGQIRAVVRAGVGVDNVDIEGCSRKGIVVMNVPTANTIAAVELTMAHLINAVRNFPGANTQLKNERKWKREDWYGIELKGKKLGIIGFGNIGSRVGLRAKAFEMEVLAYDPYILPSKATDVGITYTTNFDDILSCDIITIHTPKNAETKDMIKAAQIAKMKDGVILINCARGGLYNEKDLYDALKSGKIKWAGLDVFGKEPAIDNPLLDLPNVYVTPHIGANTLESQEQIAIQAAEAAIEAARGSSYPNALNLPIKESELPSMVKPYLELMQKLGFLAAQANKGVITSIHIEAQGEISSYADSLQTFALVGALKASLGDKINYVNAPFMAKERGIDVKVQKKQASDTYKNHISISLSTQNENLSLSGTVFEDKHLRLTSINNFQFDIEPKGNIIFFRNTDVPGVIGSVGSILGDNQVNITDFHLARQNKEAMAVILVDSQVSSEVLKQLEQIPAAINVKMLNI, from the coding sequence ATGAAATATAAAGTCATCGTATGCGACCATATCCATCAAAGAGGGCTTGATTTACTTAGCACACAGAGTGATGTTGAGATGGAGAATCTTGCCTCTATACCAAAAGATGAACTACTTAGCAAAATTTCAAGTGCTGATGTGGTAATTACGCGTAGCTCGACTGATGTGGGTGAGAAATTTTTAGAATCTTCGGGGCAAATACGCGCGGTGGTGCGTGCAGGTGTGGGCGTAGATAATGTCGATATTGAGGGTTGTTCTCGCAAGGGTATTGTAGTAATGAATGTGCCTACTGCAAATACTATCGCCGCAGTGGAGCTCACAATGGCTCATCTTATCAACGCCGTGCGTAATTTTCCCGGTGCAAATACACAGCTTAAAAATGAGCGCAAATGGAAACGTGAAGATTGGTATGGGATTGAGCTTAAAGGCAAGAAACTAGGCATTATTGGTTTTGGCAATATTGGCTCACGCGTGGGACTGCGTGCGAAAGCCTTTGAAATGGAGGTTTTGGCTTATGACCCTTATATTTTGCCTTCAAAAGCCACCGATGTGGGTATTACCTACACAACAAACTTTGATGATATTCTCTCCTGCGATATTATTACGATTCATACACCAAAAAATGCGGAAACAAAAGATATGATAAAGGCGGCTCAAATCGCAAAAATGAAAGACGGCGTGATACTCATTAACTGCGCGCGGGGTGGTTTGTATAACGAAAAAGACCTTTATGATGCGCTAAAGAGTGGCAAGATTAAATGGGCTGGGCTTGATGTATTTGGTAAAGAACCAGCTATTGATAATCCTTTGCTTGATTTGCCAAATGTTTATGTAACGCCACATATTGGAGCAAATACATTAGAATCTCAAGAGCAGATTGCTATTCAAGCTGCGGAGGCAGCTATTGAGGCGGCACGAGGCTCAAGCTATCCAAATGCACTCAATCTCCCTATAAAAGAATCCGAACTCCCAAGTATGGTAAAACCTTATCTTGAGCTTATGCAAAAGCTAGGATTCTTAGCAGCACAGGCAAATAAGGGTGTGATCACTTCGATTCACATAGAAGCACAGGGTGAGATTAGCTCCTATGCGGATTCATTGCAGACTTTTGCGCTTGTTGGTGCGCTCAAGGCGAGTTTAGGCGACAAGATTAATTATGTCAATGCGCCTTTTATGGCAAAAGAGCGCGGTATTGATGTGAAAGTTCAAAAGAAGCAAGCAAGTGATACTTACAAAAATCACATTTCTATTAGCCTAAGCACACAAAATGAGAATCTTTCATTAAGTGGCACGGTGTTTGAAGATAAGCACTTGCGCTTGACTTCGATTAATAATTTTCAATTTGATATTGAGCCAAAGGGTAATATTATTTTCTTTAGAAATACCGATGTGCCCGGTGTGATTGGTTCCGTGGGAAGTATTTTAGGAGACAATCAAGTCAATATTACCGATTTCCACCTTGCTCGTCAAAATAAAGAGGCTATGGCAGTGATACTTGTAGATTCACAAGTTTCTAGCGAGGTGCTAAAGCAGCTTGAGCAAATCCCCGCAGCTATTAATGTCAAAATGCTTAATATTTAA